The Pyrodictium delaneyi genome contains a region encoding:
- a CDS encoding archaellin/type IV pilin N-terminal domain-containing protein encodes MQYGIRGISPVVATALLVLIAIATAVLLYLWISGTVQNAPQNDIRFQERIKIDGVDRVNDIVYVRNVGDVQVTISAVYVINQTTGEVVSSNTSVNTPIDPGKIGQIAVTIPDSGTIIVKVVTKNGVEAIAVVPG; translated from the coding sequence TATGGGATACGGGGTATATCTCCTGTAGTAGCTACAGCACTACTAGTACTCATAGCAATAGCAACAGCCGTTCTCCTATACCTGTGGATAAGCGGAACAGTACAGAATGCTCCCCAGAACGACATACGGTTCCAGGAGCGTATAAAAATCGATGGAGTAGATAGAGTCAACGACATAGTATATGTGCGTAACGTAGGCGATGTTCAGGTCACCATAAGCGCTGTATACGTGATCAATCAAACAACCGGCGAAGTGGTAAGCAGCAATACATCGGTCAACACACCCATAGACCCTGGCAAGATAGGCCAGATTGCAGTAACCATACCAGACAGCGGTACTATCATAGTAAAGGTTGTTACAAAGAACGGAGTCGAAGCAATAGCAG